The proteins below come from a single Gimesia alba genomic window:
- a CDS encoding N,N-dimethylformamidase beta subunit family domain-containing protein, giving the protein MNQFCYRMLLTVCSVILLTSPAFAVDDDAGSIFIEGYTNQLSYQPGEHIAFHLSSSEPEYSVEITRLGPEKKTVFKESRKNGAAYPVPENASSHGCGWPAAFELTIPDSWQSGYYNVRLAVRDRGGKFIQRNSRTAETNLFFIVRPKQPGTQTKILIQLSTNTYNAYNNWGGSSLYSYHGRANLQGHRVSFDRPLAGQFGNWEYPFIVWAESNGYQLDYAANSDLEFHPELLQDYKLVLSVGHDEYWSAAMRDHLENYIKQGGNVAFFSGNSVCWQVRSEDEGRALTCWKQWYNLDPLFPDGDHRLLSTLWSHHLVNRPENQLTGVGFLYGGYHKSHGQFMDGSGAYKVHRPEHWVFEKTNIKQGDEFGGKDTIVGYECDGCQFEMKDGLPVPTFKDGTPRTFQILASCPAKWAPGDSLWYERFDKDRVGAAILGMYTNGGTVFTVGSTDWAHGLRGKDPIVQQVTKNILDRLSK; this is encoded by the coding sequence ATGAATCAATTCTGTTACCGGATGTTGCTGACTGTTTGCTCTGTGATTCTATTAACATCTCCCGCCTTCGCCGTGGATGACGATGCCGGTTCGATTTTTATCGAAGGTTATACGAATCAGTTGAGCTATCAGCCGGGGGAGCATATCGCCTTTCATCTTTCCAGTTCTGAGCCGGAATATTCTGTAGAGATCACGCGGCTGGGGCCTGAAAAAAAGACGGTGTTTAAGGAGTCCCGCAAGAATGGTGCCGCGTATCCGGTTCCGGAGAATGCCTCGTCTCACGGCTGTGGCTGGCCGGCTGCGTTTGAGTTGACGATTCCCGATTCCTGGCAGAGTGGTTATTACAACGTCCGTCTGGCGGTTCGCGATCGAGGGGGTAAGTTCATTCAGCGGAATTCCCGCACGGCGGAAACGAATCTGTTTTTCATCGTGCGTCCCAAGCAGCCGGGCACGCAGACTAAAATTCTGATTCAGCTCAGCACGAATACGTATAACGCCTACAACAACTGGGGCGGTTCCAGCCTTTACAGTTATCACGGCCGCGCCAATCTGCAGGGACATCGTGTTTCCTTTGATCGACCATTGGCGGGTCAATTTGGAAACTGGGAATATCCTTTCATCGTTTGGGCGGAAAGCAATGGCTACCAGCTCGACTACGCCGCGAATAGCGATCTGGAATTTCATCCGGAACTGCTGCAGGATTATAAGCTGGTGTTGAGTGTCGGCCACGATGAATACTGGTCGGCAGCGATGCGTGATCATCTGGAGAACTACATCAAGCAGGGTGGCAACGTTGCGTTCTTCAGTGGGAACTCGGTCTGCTGGCAGGTTCGCAGTGAAGATGAAGGACGTGCACTGACTTGCTGGAAGCAATGGTATAACCTGGACCCGCTGTTTCCGGACGGCGATCATCGTCTGTTATCGACGCTCTGGAGCCATCATCTGGTCAATCGCCCTGAGAATCAGTTAACGGGCGTCGGCTTTCTATATGGCGGTTATCATAAAAGTCATGGCCAGTTCATGGATGGTTCGGGCGCTTATAAGGTGCATCGGCCCGAGCATTGGGTGTTTGAAAAAACGAACATCAAACAGGGGGACGAATTCGGCGGCAAAGATACGATCGTTGGTTATGAGTGTGATGGTTGCCAGTTTGAGATGAAGGATGGTCTGCCCGTACCGACGTTTAAGGATGGCACGCCACGCACGTTTCAAATTCTCGCTTCCTGTCCAGCGAAATGGGCTCCGGGTGACAGTCTGTGGTATGAGCGGTTTGATAAAGATCGCGTCGGCGCTGCGATTCTGGGAATGTATACGAACGGGGGCACTGTCTTCACGGTCGGTAGTACCGACTGGGCACACGGCTTGCGAGGCAAAGACCCAATTGTGCAACAGGTGACAAAGAATATTCTGGATCGCTTATCAAAGTAA
- a CDS encoding GNAT family N-acetyltransferase has protein sequence METSRLILRQWRESDLDPFAKLNADPEVMRYMPAPLSFEQTAQMVERIKRHFDEYGFGLWAVELKEDAQFAGFIGLAVPQFTAYFTPCIEIGWRLAVPFWNQGYASEGAEAVLEFGFTECCLNEVVSFTVPANKASRRVMEKIGMSYIDNFDHPALEDGDPLQRHVLYRICKTDWDSKQHN, from the coding sequence GTGGAAACTTCCCGACTCATTCTCAGACAGTGGCGTGAATCCGATCTGGATCCATTCGCGAAGCTGAACGCTGACCCGGAAGTGATGCGATATATGCCGGCACCACTCTCGTTTGAGCAGACTGCGCAGATGGTGGAACGTATCAAAAGACACTTTGACGAATATGGCTTTGGCCTCTGGGCGGTAGAACTCAAAGAGGATGCGCAATTCGCAGGCTTCATCGGTCTGGCGGTTCCTCAATTCACGGCATATTTTACTCCCTGCATCGAAATCGGCTGGCGGTTGGCGGTCCCATTCTGGAATCAAGGTTATGCCAGTGAAGGCGCCGAAGCGGTCCTGGAATTTGGATTCACAGAGTGCTGTCTGAACGAAGTCGTTTCTTTCACAGTTCCCGCGAACAAGGCTTCGCGGCGCGTGATGGAAAAAATCGGCATGTCTTATATCGACAACTTTGACCACCCTGCCCTGGAAGACGGCGATCCGCTCCAACGTCACGTGCTGTATCGAATTTGCAAAACCGACTGGGACAGCAAACAGCACAACTGA
- a CDS encoding GH3 auxin-responsive promoter family protein — protein MHALYLLRAAGGTFTRRRYRRAAHAFLAQTQDCRQVQQQTLRRILRLNADSDFSRQWKLDDSCTIEDFQSRFPVSDYERFRPYIDRVKNGETSALLGPDNRLLMFTLSSGTTSDSKFIPITEPFLKDYRQGWQNWGILAYDDFPTLKYQNIVQLSSNFDKFRTPGGTPCGNISGLVAAMQSPVVKLLYTVPSEVSQIDQAHLKYYTALRLSLADRHVGMITTANPSTLLHLAQFTDQHRESLVRDIADGTLTGADELDTTIYQKLKPRLQRKQKQRARELESIIERTGYLYPRDFWPGLSLLAVWMGGSAGAYLSQLTPYYGELPIRDHGLSASEGRMTIPLESGTSTGVLDITSHFFEFVPEDEDPLTTTNVLTADQLQTGRNYFILLTTPSGLYRYHICDVVRCTGFYQSTPLLEFLHKGAHISNLTGEKITESQVVDSVRQAVQTTSLEIGQYSLIPKWDEPPHYQLLIEEPSALSAAELPALLNQIDALLQRTNCEYEEKRQSGRLAPLQLCPLAKGTWQRFAQERQKKLGGSIEQYKHPCLIPELDYAAQILDRFSN, from the coding sequence ATGCACGCCCTGTATCTGCTACGGGCTGCCGGAGGCACATTCACACGACGTCGCTATCGCCGTGCCGCCCATGCTTTTCTCGCTCAAACCCAAGACTGCCGCCAGGTCCAGCAACAGACGCTGCGCCGAATTCTGCGTTTGAACGCCGACAGCGATTTCAGTCGACAATGGAAGCTGGACGACTCCTGCACGATTGAAGACTTCCAGTCCCGCTTTCCCGTTTCCGATTACGAACGTTTCCGGCCGTATATCGACCGTGTCAAAAACGGTGAGACGTCCGCTTTACTGGGACCAGACAATCGATTGTTGATGTTTACGCTGAGCAGCGGCACAACGTCGGATTCCAAGTTCATTCCGATTACCGAACCGTTTCTCAAAGATTATCGTCAGGGCTGGCAGAACTGGGGCATCCTGGCGTACGACGATTTCCCGACACTCAAATATCAGAACATCGTTCAACTCTCGAGTAATTTCGATAAGTTTCGCACGCCCGGCGGAACACCTTGCGGCAACATCAGTGGGCTCGTCGCCGCCATGCAGAGCCCGGTTGTGAAATTGCTTTACACCGTCCCCAGCGAAGTCTCACAAATTGACCAGGCACACCTGAAATATTACACGGCCCTTCGTCTCTCGCTGGCCGACCGACACGTGGGCATGATCACAACCGCGAATCCGAGCACGCTACTGCATCTGGCACAATTCACCGATCAGCACCGGGAATCACTGGTCCGCGATATCGCCGACGGCACACTGACGGGAGCCGACGAACTCGATACAACAATTTACCAGAAACTAAAACCGCGCTTACAACGCAAGCAGAAACAGCGGGCCCGGGAACTGGAATCAATCATCGAACGTACGGGGTACCTTTATCCGCGCGATTTCTGGCCCGGCCTGTCTTTGCTCGCTGTCTGGATGGGCGGCAGTGCCGGCGCGTATCTGTCACAACTCACTCCTTACTATGGTGAGTTGCCGATCCGCGATCATGGCCTGTCTGCCAGCGAAGGTCGCATGACAATTCCGCTGGAGTCAGGCACGTCGACCGGCGTACTCGATATCACGTCTCATTTTTTTGAATTCGTGCCGGAAGACGAAGACCCGCTGACGACGACCAACGTACTCACCGCCGATCAGCTGCAGACCGGCCGGAACTATTTTATTCTCCTCACGACCCCTTCGGGCCTGTATCGATATCATATCTGTGATGTCGTGCGTTGTACGGGCTTTTATCAGTCAACGCCTTTGCTGGAATTCCTGCATAAGGGCGCGCACATTTCCAATTTGACGGGTGAGAAAATCACCGAATCGCAGGTCGTTGATTCCGTTCGTCAGGCGGTTCAGACCACGTCTCTGGAAATTGGTCAGTATTCACTGATCCCCAAATGGGACGAACCGCCACACTATCAACTGTTGATAGAAGAACCCTCTGCTCTGTCTGCCGCAGAACTGCCCGCGTTGTTGAACCAAATCGATGCCTTGCTGCAACGAACCAACTGTGAGTATGAAGAGAAACGCCAGTCCGGTCGCCTCGCACCGCTGCAACTCTGCCCGCTTGCCAAAGGAACCTGGCAACGCTTCGCACAAGAACGACAGAAAAAACTGGGCGGGAGTATCGAGCAATACAAACACCCCTGCCTGATCCCCGAACTCGATTACGCGGCGCAAATTCTCGACCGCTTTTCAAACTGA
- a CDS encoding small basic protein yields MSLDKSLKSKSTLVRARNVLKRAERIEKLKFEDRWVEGQGALGLPKVRVEKISIGKKKKKKKDEDEE; encoded by the coding sequence GTGTCACTCGACAAAAGTTTGAAGAGCAAAAGTACGCTGGTCCGTGCACGCAACGTTTTGAAGCGCGCCGAGCGTATTGAAAAATTGAAATTCGAAGACCGCTGGGTCGAAGGACAGGGCGCTCTGGGTTTGCCTAAAGTCCGCGTCGAAAAAATTTCGATCGGCAAGAAGAAGAAAAAGAAGAAAGACGAAGACGAAGAATAA
- a CDS encoding sodium:solute symporter family protein, whose translation MDWSIVGCYLLSSIVIGLWANRYVGNLSDYLVAGRKLRLRLALATMTGTELGLVTVMYMAELGFMQQYASLYLAFLEAGSVLIIGLTGFVVFRLRESSIMTIPEYYEKRYSQKVRVVGAIVMVVSGVLNMGLFLKAGSQFLTAISGLQDEMSLKLIMTGLLLLVLFYTVLGGMVSVVITDLIQFLILGTGMVIVTGVVFWSVGWDGLAAITTEQNGYFNPFDSENPSGKGPGIGWLQIIQMTIIIGSAAMLWPTSAARTLSCQSAAVAQRLYSLSSISFLARRALPVFWGIGTFAFFASQPQLFAEFEQAVETNPSITSLSAMPLFLAKVVPTGLLGLVTAGMIAAFMSTHDSYLLCWSGVITQDIVAPLAGPMSQRSRILVTRIAIFIIGAMLLIWGLWYEVSSDLWGYLAVTGAVYLSGAIPTVVGGLYWKRGSQIGALGAILGGLLGLSAMGPCVERINHWFSLDVNGTHLTLLTFLFSTLLYIAGSLAFPDKTTELNSQNSGTPPDVNES comes from the coding sequence ATGGACTGGTCGATCGTCGGTTGCTACCTGTTATCTTCGATCGTAATTGGTTTGTGGGCCAATCGTTACGTCGGAAATCTTTCTGATTATCTGGTAGCCGGGCGAAAACTGCGTTTACGGCTGGCTCTGGCCACGATGACAGGCACCGAACTCGGGCTGGTCACCGTGATGTACATGGCCGAACTCGGTTTTATGCAGCAATATGCGTCCCTGTACCTCGCGTTTTTGGAAGCGGGATCGGTATTAATCATCGGTCTGACCGGCTTTGTCGTCTTTCGGCTGCGCGAATCCTCGATCATGACGATCCCCGAATATTACGAAAAACGCTATTCGCAGAAGGTACGTGTCGTCGGGGCGATCGTGATGGTGGTTTCCGGCGTGTTGAATATGGGGCTCTTTCTGAAAGCGGGCTCCCAGTTTCTGACGGCGATATCGGGTCTGCAGGATGAAATGTCCCTCAAACTGATTATGACGGGCCTGTTGTTGCTCGTGCTGTTTTACACGGTACTGGGCGGCATGGTCTCGGTAGTGATTACCGACCTGATCCAGTTTTTGATTCTGGGAACCGGCATGGTGATTGTGACCGGCGTTGTCTTCTGGAGTGTCGGCTGGGACGGACTGGCGGCGATTACGACAGAACAGAACGGCTACTTTAACCCGTTCGACTCTGAGAATCCGTCGGGGAAAGGGCCGGGTATCGGGTGGTTACAAATCATCCAGATGACGATCATTATCGGATCGGCGGCCATGCTCTGGCCGACCAGTGCGGCGCGAACCCTTTCCTGCCAGAGTGCCGCCGTGGCGCAGCGACTTTATTCGCTCAGTTCGATTTCGTTCCTGGCACGCCGCGCCTTGCCGGTATTCTGGGGCATTGGCACGTTCGCGTTTTTCGCTTCCCAGCCCCAACTGTTCGCCGAATTTGAACAGGCGGTCGAAACCAATCCATCGATTACTTCGTTATCGGCGATGCCGCTGTTCCTGGCGAAAGTAGTGCCAACCGGTTTACTGGGACTGGTCACCGCGGGCATGATTGCCGCCTTCATGTCGACGCATGACAGCTACCTGCTCTGCTGGAGCGGCGTGATTACTCAGGACATTGTCGCGCCGCTGGCGGGTCCGATGAGTCAGCGTTCACGGATTCTCGTCACGCGGATTGCGATCTTCATCATTGGAGCCATGCTGCTGATCTGGGGGCTGTGGTATGAAGTCAGCAGCGATCTCTGGGGATATCTGGCGGTGACGGGAGCCGTCTATCTTTCGGGCGCGATTCCCACCGTTGTGGGTGGCTTATATTGGAAACGGGGCAGTCAGATCGGCGCACTCGGCGCCATTCTGGGGGGCTTACTGGGACTTTCGGCGATGGGGCCTTGTGTGGAAAGAATCAATCACTGGTTCTCGCTGGATGTGAACGGGACCCATCTCACACTGCTGACGTTTCTGTTTTCGACCCTGCTGTATATTGCCGGTTCACTGGCATTTCCTGATAAAACCACTGAGCTGAATTCCCAGAATTCGGGTACTCCTCCTGATGTGAATGAGAGTTGA
- the nrdR gene encoding transcriptional regulator NrdR, with product MMCPFCRDGETKVIDSRLSQPFSVRRRRECLACGKRYTTYEKIEESPLKVIKKDGARVPFDRNKMLKGIETACYKRPVSPDDIESIVSQIEAEIYENFDREVPSRFIGEHVSSVLKNVDGVAFVRFASVYRNFTDANDFVTEIQPMLRTDD from the coding sequence ATGATGTGCCCTTTTTGTCGTGACGGTGAGACGAAAGTAATTGATTCACGTTTGAGTCAACCTTTCAGTGTGCGCCGACGACGAGAGTGCCTGGCCTGCGGAAAACGCTATACGACTTACGAAAAAATCGAAGAGTCACCGCTGAAAGTCATCAAGAAAGATGGCGCCCGTGTCCCCTTTGATCGCAATAAGATGCTCAAGGGAATTGAGACCGCCTGCTACAAACGACCCGTCAGCCCCGATGATATTGAATCCATCGTTTCACAGATTGAGGCCGAAATCTACGAGAACTTTGATCGCGAAGTTCCCTCCCGTTTTATCGGTGAGCATGTTTCGTCCGTTTTGAAAAACGTCGATGGGGTGGCCTTTGTGCGATTCGCGTCCGTCTATCGCAACTTCACCGACGCCAACGATTTTGTGACGGAAATCCAGCCGATGCTGCGGACGGATGATTAA
- a CDS encoding DUF1501 domain-containing protein, whose translation MNERLQQLLNYTRREFFQRAGMGVGGAALTSLLANDLLAKTPSSANPMAARKSHFTPKAKNVIFLHMVGAPSHLDLYDAKPKLQELDGELVPDKLWEGLRLAFIREQPKLMGSPFAFKQQGEAGIPISELMPHLGSVSDELCMIHSLKTEHFNHAPAQLFFQTGFSRFGRPSLGSWVNYGLGSENSNLPGFVVLITGNVAGAGNSLWGSGFLPSIYQGVEFRSSGDPVLFLSNPKGMTGEDRKRIIDSVNHLNKVQLADIGDPEIATRINQYEMAYRMQSAVPELMDISGEPKHIHEQYGTQPGKASFANNCLLARRLVERGVRFVQLFDQGWDHHGSLVNGLKKKCKQVDQPIAALIQDLKQRGLLDDTLVVWGAEFGRTPMVQGDRKAPGRDHHKDAYTVWMAGGGVKRGFAFGKTDEIGFNVAENPMHVNDFHATLLHLLGMDHEQLTFKFQGLDMRITGVAGNVVPEIIA comes from the coding sequence ATGAACGAGCGTTTGCAACAACTTCTGAATTATACCCGTCGTGAATTTTTTCAACGGGCCGGCATGGGAGTCGGCGGTGCTGCGCTGACCTCACTTTTGGCCAATGATCTGCTGGCGAAAACACCCAGCAGTGCCAATCCAATGGCGGCCCGCAAATCGCATTTTACTCCCAAAGCGAAAAATGTGATCTTCCTGCACATGGTGGGAGCACCTTCGCACCTCGACTTGTATGACGCGAAACCCAAACTGCAGGAACTGGATGGTGAGCTGGTTCCCGACAAGCTCTGGGAAGGACTGCGGCTGGCCTTCATTCGCGAGCAACCCAAACTGATGGGCAGCCCGTTTGCCTTCAAGCAACAGGGAGAGGCCGGCATTCCAATTTCCGAGTTGATGCCTCACCTGGGATCGGTCTCGGACGAACTCTGTATGATCCATTCGCTGAAAACCGAGCACTTCAATCATGCGCCCGCCCAACTTTTTTTCCAGACCGGGTTCTCCCGCTTTGGTCGCCCTTCTCTGGGCTCCTGGGTGAATTATGGTCTCGGTTCAGAAAACAGCAACCTGCCCGGCTTTGTGGTTTTGATTACCGGCAACGTCGCAGGCGCCGGCAACAGTTTGTGGGGCAGCGGCTTTCTGCCCAGCATCTACCAGGGTGTCGAATTTCGCTCGTCGGGAGATCCGGTTCTGTTTCTATCCAACCCGAAAGGGATGACGGGCGAAGATCGTAAACGGATCATCGACAGCGTGAATCACTTAAACAAAGTCCAGTTGGCCGATATTGGTGACCCCGAAATTGCGACGCGGATCAATCAGTACGAAATGGCTTACCGCATGCAGTCAGCGGTTCCCGAGTTGATGGATATTTCGGGCGAGCCGAAACACATTCACGAACAGTACGGCACCCAGCCGGGCAAAGCCAGCTTCGCGAATAACTGTCTGCTCGCCAGACGACTGGTCGAGCGCGGCGTGCGATTCGTGCAACTCTTCGATCAGGGATGGGACCATCACGGCAGTCTGGTGAATGGCCTGAAAAAGAAATGCAAACAGGTGGATCAACCCATCGCCGCATTAATCCAGGATTTGAAACAGCGCGGGCTGCTGGATGACACACTGGTCGTCTGGGGTGCCGAATTCGGTCGCACACCCATGGTGCAGGGCGATCGCAAAGCACCCGGCCGCGATCACCACAAAGATGCCTACACGGTCTGGATGGCAGGCGGCGGCGTGAAACGTGGATTCGCATTCGGCAAAACCGACGAGATCGGATTCAACGTCGCCGAAAATCCAATGCACGTCAACGATTTTCATGCCACGCTGCTGCATCTGCTGGGCATGGATCACGAACAACTGACGTTCAAGTTCCAGGGACTCGACATGCGGATTACCGGGGTCGCCGGCAATGTGGTTCCCGAGATTATTGCCTGA
- a CDS encoding PSD1 and planctomycete cytochrome C domain-containing protein: protein MYGSFVPRTLIVGFSILSIVTLAAPLAAEKPGTAPPIDFEKSVRPLFVKYCQDCHGPDAREGGLRLTNRKNILLRNDSGEPAIIVGKSDQSVLIHRVSTQDEKEQMPPADFGERLTKQEIQILKQWIDQGATWPTESEAPKHWAYVPPVKSPVPTIQGSARINNPIDAYVVEKLNQQTPPHTQAAQASPARLLRRVSLDLIGLPPTPEEVIAFEKDPSPAAYEKYVDRLLKSPRYGEKWARQWLDLARYADSNGFQADQLREMWLYRDWVINSINQDLPFDQFTIQQIAGDLIPQAKLSQKIATGFHRCTTCNVEAGVDPEENRVNQIFDRVNTTGLVWLGTTFECAQCHNHKYDPFTQQDYYQIFAFFNNTPLEVEQVGKSVTFDVTGPKLALPLSKAEEKTKDELNSQRLALQKKLNAREKALAKSVPEWEQTTLALLENSEESAKVPVAIQKILRIEAEKRTGKQKKSLTQFQQKQDPAYSDLQNELNQIRTELKTLEPDSTLVMVEMEKPRMNNIFKRGNFLSKGAEVTPNTPEALHPLQTKGTPGRLEFAKWLVAKENPLVARVTVNRWWSQFFGQGIVATQEDFGSQGDPPTHPELLDWLAVEFMEHNWSMKQIHKLIVMSATYQQSAKITPELLEADPYNKLYTRGPRLRLSAETIRDNALAISGLLSTKMGGPPIYPPQPQGFWRHVGRNAPKYLTSTSEDRYRRGVYVIWRRSAPYPSFTNFDAPDRGACVINRSRTNTPLQALTLLNDPAYVEIGIGLAKRLATKGLGTELSDRERIAYAFRLCVAREAKQMELDHLSKVFQQELKYFQDHPQAAQKLISADHRPEGVGASRMAAWLYVANILLNLDETITKG, encoded by the coding sequence ATGTATGGTTCTTTCGTTCCACGAACTCTCATCGTCGGGTTCTCGATTTTAAGTATCGTTACTCTGGCAGCGCCCCTTGCCGCGGAGAAGCCGGGAACGGCGCCCCCGATTGATTTTGAAAAATCGGTGCGTCCGCTGTTTGTCAAATATTGCCAGGACTGCCATGGCCCCGATGCCCGCGAAGGGGGACTGCGTTTAACAAACCGCAAAAACATTCTGCTCCGCAACGATTCCGGCGAGCCGGCGATCATCGTGGGAAAAAGCGACCAGAGTGTGCTCATTCATCGCGTTTCGACTCAGGACGAAAAAGAACAGATGCCGCCCGCCGATTTTGGTGAGCGTCTCACCAAACAGGAAATCCAGATTCTGAAACAGTGGATCGATCAGGGCGCAACCTGGCCCACCGAATCAGAAGCCCCCAAACACTGGGCTTACGTGCCACCGGTCAAAAGCCCGGTTCCCACCATCCAGGGATCGGCCCGCATCAACAACCCGATCGATGCGTACGTTGTCGAAAAACTGAATCAGCAGACGCCGCCTCACACTCAGGCGGCACAAGCCAGTCCCGCCCGTCTCTTACGACGCGTCTCCCTCGATCTGATCGGCCTGCCGCCTACGCCGGAAGAGGTGATCGCATTCGAAAAAGATCCGTCACCGGCGGCCTATGAAAAGTATGTTGATCGTCTGCTCAAGTCGCCGCGTTATGGAGAAAAGTGGGCCCGCCAATGGCTCGACCTGGCCCGCTATGCCGACTCGAACGGATTTCAGGCGGATCAACTACGTGAGATGTGGCTCTATCGCGACTGGGTAATTAACTCCATCAATCAGGATCTCCCCTTTGATCAGTTTACGATTCAGCAGATCGCCGGCGACCTGATTCCCCAGGCGAAGCTCAGCCAGAAAATTGCCACCGGCTTTCATCGTTGCACCACCTGTAATGTGGAAGCGGGCGTGGACCCGGAAGAGAATCGCGTGAATCAGATCTTTGACCGCGTCAATACCACGGGGCTGGTCTGGCTGGGAACGACGTTTGAGTGTGCCCAGTGCCACAACCATAAATATGATCCCTTCACACAGCAGGATTATTACCAGATCTTTGCGTTCTTCAACAATACGCCGCTGGAAGTTGAACAGGTGGGTAAAAGTGTAACCTTTGATGTCACCGGCCCGAAGCTGGCGTTGCCCTTAAGCAAAGCCGAAGAAAAGACGAAAGACGAACTCAACAGCCAGCGACTCGCCCTGCAGAAAAAGTTGAATGCCCGCGAGAAAGCACTAGCGAAATCGGTGCCCGAATGGGAACAGACGACACTCGCCTTGCTGGAGAACAGCGAAGAGAGCGCCAAAGTTCCCGTCGCCATCCAAAAGATTTTAAGGATCGAAGCCGAAAAGCGAACGGGCAAACAAAAGAAATCGCTGACACAGTTTCAGCAAAAGCAGGACCCCGCCTACTCTGATCTGCAAAACGAACTCAACCAGATCCGCACCGAACTAAAAACCCTGGAGCCCGATTCCACACTAGTGATGGTGGAGATGGAAAAGCCGCGAATGAACAACATTTTCAAGCGGGGCAATTTCCTGAGCAAAGGCGCTGAAGTCACACCAAACACGCCGGAAGCGCTGCATCCTTTGCAGACTAAAGGCACGCCAGGCCGACTCGAATTTGCAAAGTGGCTGGTGGCGAAAGAGAATCCGCTGGTCGCCCGCGTGACCGTCAATCGCTGGTGGTCTCAATTTTTCGGCCAGGGAATCGTCGCTACCCAGGAAGACTTTGGCAGCCAGGGAGATCCGCCCACGCATCCCGAACTGCTGGACTGGCTGGCGGTCGAGTTCATGGAACACAACTGGTCGATGAAACAGATTCACAAATTGATCGTGATGTCGGCCACCTATCAGCAGTCGGCAAAAATCACGCCCGAATTGCTCGAAGCCGATCCTTATAACAAACTGTATACACGCGGCCCCCGACTCCGTTTGTCAGCCGAAACCATTCGCGATAATGCCCTGGCGATCAGCGGGCTGCTCTCAACCAAAATGGGAGGCCCGCCCATTTATCCACCGCAGCCGCAGGGATTCTGGCGACACGTCGGTCGCAATGCGCCCAAGTATCTCACGTCGACTTCTGAAGACCGCTATCGTAGAGGCGTGTACGTCATATGGCGACGCAGCGCCCCTTATCCCAGTTTTACCAACTTCGACGCCCCGGACCGGGGAGCCTGTGTGATCAATCGTTCGCGCACGAATACGCCGCTGCAGGCGCTTACGCTTTTGAATGATCCTGCGTATGTGGAAATCGGCATCGGTCTGGCGAAACGACTGGCAACGAAAGGCCTGGGAACCGAGCTGAGCGACCGCGAACGAATCGCCTATGCATTTCGTCTGTGTGTGGCCCGTGAAGCAAAACAAATGGAACTCGACCACCTGTCTAAAGTCTTTCAGCAGGAATTAAAGTATTTCCAGGACCATCCTCAAGCGGCACAGAAACTGATTTCTGCCGATCACCGTCCGGAAGGCGTCGGTGCCTCGCGGATGGCGGCCTGGCTGTATGTCGCGAACATTCTGCTGAATCTCGATGAAACGATTACGAAGGGATAA